From the Streptomyces nigrescens genome, one window contains:
- the phoU gene encoding phosphate signaling complex protein PhoU, translated as MRDAYHEELDSIGEGLVEMARLVGSAIGRATTAILDADLKLAENVIAADEKVDDLQRDLEARAIALLARQQPVATDLRIVVTSLRMSADLERSGDLAQHVAKLARLRFPETAVPQDLHATILEMGQLAQRLMAKAAEVIITKDVDLALQLEQDDDAMDTMHRTLFQHLMDDRWKHGIETAVDVTLLGRYYERFADHAVSVAKRVVYLVTGEHADEIAPPTAVEGA; from the coding sequence ATGCGGGACGCGTACCACGAGGAGCTGGATTCGATCGGCGAGGGCCTGGTCGAGATGGCCCGGCTCGTCGGCTCCGCGATCGGGCGCGCCACCACGGCGATACTCGACGCGGACCTCAAGCTGGCCGAGAACGTCATCGCCGCCGACGAGAAGGTCGACGACCTCCAGCGCGACCTGGAGGCCCGGGCGATCGCCCTGCTGGCGCGGCAGCAGCCGGTCGCCACCGACCTGCGGATCGTCGTCACCTCGCTGCGGATGAGCGCCGACCTGGAGCGCTCCGGCGACCTGGCCCAGCACGTGGCCAAGCTGGCCCGGCTGCGCTTCCCGGAGACGGCCGTTCCGCAGGACCTGCACGCCACCATCCTGGAGATGGGGCAGCTGGCGCAGCGCCTGATGGCCAAGGCCGCCGAGGTCATCATCACCAAGGACGTCGACCTCGCGCTGCAGCTGGAGCAGGACGACGACGCGATGGACACCATGCACCGCACGCTCTTCCAGCACCTGATGGACGACCGCTGGAAGCACGGCATCGAGACGGCCGTGGACGTGACCCTGCTGGGCCGCTACTACGAGCGCTTCGCGGACCACGCGGTCTCCGTCGCCAAGCGGGTCGTCTACCTGGTGACCGGCGAGCACGCCGACGAGATCGCCCCGCCGACGGCGGTCGAGGGCGCATAG
- a CDS encoding DUF4232 domain-containing protein yields the protein MRTSRIRTATLAAVTAALALGLTACGGADGGSKAAGGDSGAAAIAQSPSASNGDGKGGTQANSGGDAKEGAASTTASGGTGEAGSKGTTAGAQQCRGDEMLLTAVHRFAGQQGDHLLVTASNKGTKPCWVTSYPAVKLGDVDGTALPHSKKDNAGGGKQITLQPGGKAYSAVNLFDYGSKNHTAQSFSLALRGADGHDGPFYSVDIKGEKPQFTWNEADVLNWNTKKPYDI from the coding sequence CGGATTCGTACCGCCACCCTGGCCGCCGTCACCGCCGCACTGGCGCTGGGTCTGACCGCTTGCGGCGGCGCCGACGGCGGCTCGAAGGCGGCGGGCGGCGACAGTGGTGCCGCCGCTATCGCGCAGAGCCCGTCCGCGTCCAACGGGGACGGCAAGGGCGGCACGCAGGCCAACAGCGGCGGTGACGCCAAGGAGGGCGCGGCTTCGACGACCGCGTCGGGCGGGACGGGCGAGGCCGGGAGCAAGGGCACGACGGCCGGCGCCCAGCAGTGCCGCGGCGACGAGATGCTGCTCACCGCGGTGCACCGGTTCGCCGGGCAGCAGGGCGACCACCTGCTGGTCACCGCGTCGAACAAGGGCACCAAGCCCTGCTGGGTCACCTCGTACCCGGCCGTGAAGCTCGGCGACGTCGACGGCACCGCACTGCCGCACTCGAAGAAGGACAACGCGGGCGGCGGCAAGCAGATCACGCTCCAGCCCGGCGGCAAGGCATACAGCGCGGTGAACCTCTTCGACTACGGCTCGAAGAACCACACGGCGCAGTCGTTCTCCCTCGCGCTGCGCGGCGCGGACGGTCACGACGGCCCCTTCTACTCCGTCGACATCAAGGGCGAGAAGCCGCAGTTCACCTGGAACGAGGCCGACGTGCTGAACTGGAACACCAAGAAGCCGTACGACATCTGA
- a CDS encoding SCO4226 family nickel-binding protein has translation MPKFMDIHHGMKGLTADQLNEAHRADLAIQGEEGVTFEHAWADTESGDVFCLSEAPSAGAVQRIHERAGHKADEIHPLSLIV, from the coding sequence ATGCCCAAGTTCATGGACATCCATCACGGTATGAAGGGCCTCACGGCCGACCAGCTCAACGAGGCACACCGGGCCGACCTCGCCATTCAGGGCGAGGAAGGCGTGACCTTCGAGCACGCCTGGGCCGACACCGAGTCCGGTGATGTGTTCTGTCTGTCGGAAGCGCCGTCGGCGGGAGCGGTGCAGCGCATCCACGAGCGCGCCGGCCACAAGGCGGACGAGATCCATCCGCTGTCGCTCATCGTGTGA
- a CDS encoding sensor histidine kinase, which produces MNVDAAVAAVAAIAGLCTGVFAMLAFRWSERDQAKPTRSSLHTDAVLPPGVDTVLSVLRSSAVVLDEADAVVKASSAAYALGLVRGGKLAVEPMMQMARDTRRDGEIRQVELDLPRRGTGRGDALAVSARVAPLGSRLVLLLVEDLTEARRIEAVRRDFVANVSHELKTPVGALSLLSEAVMDASDDPEAVERFAGRMQNEATRLTNLVQELIDLSRVQNDNPLEDAEPVRVDELVAEAVDRCRQQAGAKQITMAAGGTADLHVWGNRGQLAAALGNLVENAVNYSPARTRVGIAGRHVSAPGGDLIEIAVTDQGIGISEKDRDRVFERFYRVDPARSRATGGTGLGLAIVKHVAASHGGEVTVWSAEGQGSTFTLRLPEAGSVRDRERPADLTTEGLDDEDRPYETFNDPLPAHPAPEVLP; this is translated from the coding sequence ATGAACGTGGATGCGGCCGTCGCCGCAGTGGCAGCGATCGCCGGGCTGTGCACCGGCGTCTTCGCCATGCTGGCGTTCCGCTGGAGCGAGCGCGACCAGGCCAAACCCACCCGCAGCTCGCTGCACACGGACGCCGTGCTGCCGCCCGGGGTCGACACCGTGCTCTCGGTGCTCCGCTCCTCCGCCGTGGTCCTCGACGAGGCCGACGCCGTCGTGAAGGCCAGCTCCGCCGCGTACGCCCTCGGGCTGGTCCGCGGCGGCAAGCTCGCCGTCGAGCCGATGATGCAGATGGCCCGCGACACCCGCAGGGACGGCGAGATACGCCAGGTCGAGCTGGATCTCCCGCGCCGCGGCACCGGCCGCGGCGACGCCCTCGCGGTCTCCGCCCGAGTCGCCCCGCTCGGCTCCCGGCTCGTCCTGCTGCTGGTCGAGGACCTCACGGAAGCCCGCCGCATAGAGGCGGTCCGCCGCGACTTCGTGGCCAACGTCAGCCATGAGCTCAAGACGCCCGTCGGCGCCCTGTCGCTGCTCTCCGAGGCCGTGATGGACGCCAGCGACGACCCCGAGGCCGTCGAGCGCTTCGCCGGCCGGATGCAGAACGAGGCCACCCGCCTGACCAACCTCGTCCAGGAGCTCATCGACCTCTCCCGGGTGCAGAACGACAACCCGCTGGAGGACGCCGAGCCGGTCCGGGTCGACGAGCTGGTCGCCGAGGCGGTGGACCGCTGCCGCCAGCAGGCCGGCGCGAAGCAGATCACCATGGCCGCCGGAGGCACCGCCGACCTGCATGTCTGGGGCAATCGCGGCCAGCTCGCCGCGGCCCTGGGCAATCTCGTCGAGAACGCCGTCAACTACTCCCCGGCGCGCACCCGCGTCGGGATCGCCGGACGCCATGTCTCCGCGCCCGGTGGCGACCTGATCGAGATCGCGGTGACCGACCAGGGCATCGGGATATCCGAGAAGGACCGGGACCGCGTCTTCGAGCGGTTCTACCGTGTCGACCCGGCGCGCTCGCGCGCCACCGGCGGGACCGGCCTCGGCCTCGCCATCGTCAAGCATGTGGCCGCCTCGCACGGCGGGGAGGTCACGGTGTGGAGCGCCGAGGGACAAGGCTCCACCTTCACCCTGCGTCTCCCGGAAGCCGGGTCCGTACGCGACCGCGAACGGCCCGCCGACCTCACCACGGAGGGCCTCGACGACGAGGACCGCCCGTACGAGACCTTCAACGATCCGCTCCCTGCTCACCCAGCCCCGGAGGTCCTTCCGTGA